From the Aphelocoma coerulescens isolate FSJ_1873_10779 chromosome 23, UR_Acoe_1.0, whole genome shotgun sequence genome, the window tttagaagcttcgtagccagggatcagtgtgccccagagcccaaggtgctctccagaacacattctgtaaactcagatagaaccatccaggggaaggctccttggggaggggggctcactcgagcctctccttggggaatctttgatagatctgctaattagtaacacctataatgataTACCCGATCGTTTGGGGGTGCATTGTGGGGTGCATTTTGATGcttatgacctggacgtgtgcacctaaggatccttaaaataaatcccaaggtaaaatcccttttccccttctaaccttGATTTTAagcccaggaaaaggcatcgCCCTGTGCCCGATTTTGGGTGCCAAGCCCAGCTCGGGGTGGGCAGGTCTGGGTCCCCTCTCTCAGCTTTGTGTTCTCCTGCAGTACCTGGTGCCCTTCCTGCTCAACCAAGGCGGATCCCTCCTCTTCTACCTCACCTTGGCCTCCACAGGTCGGTTCCTGGtgctttttttggggtgggtttctGGGATTTTGGCAGGAGCAGCGCTGTGGGTCGGTGACTCGGCCGAACACCAAGGGGCCTCCTTGGAATGatgacaaaaaacccccaaatttgtcCACTTTAAACTTGGTGTTTCAGACCTGTCCCTGGCAGTCCCACTCTGCAACTCCCTGGCTTTGGTTGTGACCTTGGTGACTGGGAAGATCCTGGGAGAGGACATTGGTGGGAAAAGTAAGTCCCACTTGAGGCATTTCCTCAAAAACTCAGCTTTTCTTTGATTTCCAGGATTTGATTTCtatgatttgatttgatttccatgatttgatttgatttccattatttgatttgatttccatttgatttgatttgatttccaTTATTTGATTTGATTTCTATGATTTGATTTCtgtgatttgatttgatttccaTTATTTGATTTGATTTCTGTGATTGACTTGATTTCTGTGATTTGATTTCTATGATTTGATTTAATTTCCATTTGATTTGATTTCCATGATTTGATTTCCATGATTTGATTTCCGTGATTTGATTTCcatgatttgatttgatttccaTTTGATTTGATTTCATTTCCATTATTTGATTTGATTTCTATGATTTGATTTCtatgatttgatttgatttccatgatttgatttaatttttatgatttgatttgatttccatgatttgatttgatttccatgatttgatttgattattTCCATGATTTGATTTCCACGATTTGATTCCcatgatttgatttgatttccaTGATTTGATTTCCATGATTGATTTGATTTCCATTTGATTTGATTTCCattatttgatttgatttgattttcatGATTTGATTTGATTCCCATGATTTGATTCCCATGATTTGATTTGATTCCCATGATTTAATTTCtatgatttgatttgatttctgTGATTTGATTTCCATGATTTGATTTGATTGATAGTGTGTGCTCTGAAGACACCACAAGGCTTGAACTGGGTCAGAGCAGCTTTGCCTGCAAAAAAAGGGAATTGAATTTGCTCTGAAAGGGAATTGAAACATATTTGTGAGCAGAACTggcaaatttaaaaacaaactggCTGGTTTAAGCCAGAAGAGTTTATAGGCTTGAGCTTTTCCCTCAGGAGCCATTCAACCAGGAGAGAAACCCTAAATAAAACACTCACCATGGAAAAGGagcggccccaaatcccccaaatgaCAACCCCCagcctttttccccttccctgatGCTGCACACTAACACTGCCctactcaaaaaaaaacccaggaaaaggcaggaaactGGAAAGTTTAAAACTCCAAGACCTGGAAAAACAGCTCGAGGTTGTTATTTGAGGCAGCTTCCCAATCCCTTTCCCTGTtccttcccacaggagctgtggcaggAATGCTGCTCACCCTCCTGGGACTCTCCCTGTGTGTGGCTGCCTCCTGAAGgagaagcagagcagcaggaccTGAGGGAAGGTACCTCCCCTCCCTGGCTGAGGGAATTCCTGGCTCTGTCCCACCTGGGAAGTTGTGTTTGGATGTCAGGATCCATGGATTGCCTTCCCTGAGCACCAgggtgggagggagcagagccaaTTTGGTGCCTTAAGGAATGTTTTGGTGGCTGTTTCAAGACAAAAACGATTAAATGGTCTTGTGCAGCACTGGAGGGATAATAAATGGTTAATGAATCATCCAGAGCGACCTCCTGGTGGTGGATTTTTGatgaaaaggaatttttagCGTTTCCCAGAGGGACGACGACACAACAAAAATCTCTTTATGAGAAATATCCGAGGCAGAACAAATTTCCTGGCAGACATTGGGTTATAAAAACATCACTTCTGTTTGGTGCTTCCTCCTTCAGCTGaatcagagcttggaaaagcagcatttccttggaaaaaaccaggaaaacctcCCTTATTTAACAACATTGTGCATCTCATTCCCTGCTCACTGA encodes:
- the TMEM234 gene encoding transmembrane protein 234; this encodes MATAGQAAALATVAVLWGGSSPFLRAAAAGMDEVRGRGRLGQLLAELRFLCLNYKYLVPFLLNQGGSLLFYLTLASTDLSLAVPLCNSLALVVTLVTGKILGEDIGGKRAVAGMLLTLLGLSLCVAAS